A genomic segment from Sphingomonas oryzagri encodes:
- a CDS encoding GGDEF domain-containing protein, which translates to MRLPRSRAQIVLGIALLVTAIVDFETGPEVNFGIFYLAIACFGSWCVGERTGLGVGVFAVLMLAANHRFGFDLHTTQVGRATLFWNMLARCLTAIFVVAIASGLRHALDQARWSATTDPLTGVLNKAAFQRRLGSLVSHAQRRGDSLVLAYVDLDGFKGVNDGFGHAAGDRLLCDFSEKASDAIRSHDLFARIGGDEFVTLMTVPNCAQGDIAAERLHHRLSVILRSTGHAVTCSMGAMVVPAQQVADTARLVESADALMYEVKRGGKNALRVARLDLQPAPTGQVVLPLRPDRRKDHTHMANAA; encoded by the coding sequence ATGCGTCTGCCGCGATCACGCGCGCAGATCGTGCTCGGCATAGCCCTGCTCGTCACCGCCATCGTCGATTTCGAGACGGGGCCGGAGGTCAACTTCGGAATCTTCTACCTCGCGATCGCCTGCTTCGGCAGCTGGTGCGTGGGCGAGCGGACCGGCCTCGGCGTCGGCGTGTTCGCCGTTCTGATGCTGGCGGCGAACCACCGTTTCGGCTTCGATCTGCATACCACCCAGGTCGGGCGGGCGACGCTGTTCTGGAACATGCTCGCGCGCTGCCTGACGGCGATCTTCGTGGTGGCGATCGCCTCCGGCCTGCGCCATGCGCTCGATCAGGCGCGCTGGTCGGCGACGACCGATCCGCTGACCGGGGTGCTCAACAAGGCCGCCTTCCAGCGCCGCCTCGGCTCGTTGGTGAGCCACGCGCAGCGACGGGGCGATTCACTGGTACTCGCTTATGTCGATCTGGACGGGTTCAAGGGCGTGAACGACGGGTTCGGCCATGCCGCCGGCGACCGCCTGCTCTGCGATTTCTCCGAAAAGGCAAGCGATGCGATCCGCTCGCACGATCTGTTCGCGCGGATCGGCGGCGACGAGTTCGTGACGCTGATGACGGTGCCCAACTGCGCGCAGGGCGACATCGCTGCCGAGCGGCTGCACCATCGGCTGAGCGTCATTCTGCGCAGCACCGGCCACGCCGTCACCTGCAGCATGGGCGCGATGGTGGTGCCGGCCCAGCAGGTCGCGGACACGGCCAGGCTGGTCGAATCCGCCGATGCCCTGATGTACGAGGTGAAGCGGGGCGGCAAGAATGCGCTGCGCGTCGCCCGCCTCGATCTCCAGCCCGCCCCGACAGGCCAGGTCGTGCTGCCCCTGCGGCCCGATCGGCGGAAGGATCACACCCACATGGCGAACGCCGCATGA
- a CDS encoding GNAT family N-acetyltransferase produces the protein MDWTLRPAGREDADRLALIGAATFLETFVGILEGDAIVAHCAREHGVDAYRALLATERSAAWIAEAKAGGAPLGYALVTAPKLAQAEPGDLELKRIYSFSRTHGTGLGAALMGRATGHAEAVGARRLLLGVFAGNMRALAFYRRHGFAKIGERRFRVGSQECEDVVLARPLFGEGR, from the coding sequence ATGGACTGGACGCTGCGGCCGGCGGGCAGGGAGGATGCGGATCGGCTGGCGCTGATCGGCGCGGCGACCTTTCTGGAGACCTTCGTGGGCATATTGGAAGGCGACGCGATCGTCGCGCATTGCGCGCGCGAGCATGGCGTCGATGCCTATCGCGCGCTGCTGGCGACAGAGCGGAGCGCGGCGTGGATCGCGGAGGCGAAGGCGGGTGGTGCGCCCTTGGGGTATGCGCTGGTCACCGCGCCGAAGCTCGCGCAGGCGGAACCGGGCGATCTGGAGCTGAAACGGATCTACAGCTTCTCGCGCACCCATGGGACCGGGCTGGGTGCGGCGCTCATGGGGCGGGCGACGGGCCATGCCGAGGCGGTGGGGGCGAGGCGCCTGCTGCTGGGTGTGTTCGCCGGAAACATGCGCGCGCTGGCTTTCTACCGAAGGCACGGTTTCGCGAAGATCGGCGAGCGCCGCTTCCGCGTCGGCAGTCAGGAATGTGAGGATGTGGTGCTGGCGAGGCCGTTATTCGGCGAGGGCCGGTAG
- a CDS encoding YbaK/EbsC family protein translates to MSLDSVRAFLAEKAPDIGIIDQGASTATVNEAALALGVEPGQIAKTLSIRVNDEAILIVARGDARLDNRKTKAAFGGRPRMLCAEDVEALTGHPVGGVCPFGLATPLPVYCDVSLKDFAEVYPAAGSRTSSVRLTPDRLATLVDARWIDVCSLPALAE, encoded by the coding sequence GTGAGCCTCGATAGCGTTCGCGCCTTCCTTGCGGAAAAAGCGCCCGATATCGGGATCATAGATCAGGGTGCCAGCACCGCCACGGTGAACGAGGCGGCGCTGGCACTGGGGGTCGAGCCGGGACAGATCGCCAAGACTTTGTCCATCAGGGTCAATGACGAGGCGATCCTGATCGTTGCCAGAGGCGACGCCCGGCTCGACAACCGCAAGACCAAGGCCGCATTCGGAGGCCGCCCGCGCATGCTGTGTGCCGAGGATGTCGAGGCCCTTACCGGCCACCCGGTCGGCGGCGTCTGCCCGTTCGGGCTCGCCACCCCCCTTCCCGTCTATTGCGACGTATCGCTCAAGGATTTCGCCGAGGTCTATCCGGCGGCGGGATCACGCACCAGTTCGGTGCGGCTGACGCCCGATCGGCTCGCCACTTTGGTCGATGCGCGCTGGATCGACGTCTGCTCGCTACCGGCCCTCGCCGAATAA
- a CDS encoding HU family DNA-binding protein, translated as MNNTELAEQIAAGHGLSKADARKVVDAVFTAITDAAAKGTEVSISGFGKFKVKDSPAREGRNPATGAAMTIAASKKLGFSPAKAVKDKLNG; from the coding sequence ATGAATAACACCGAGCTCGCCGAGCAGATTGCTGCCGGCCACGGCCTGTCGAAGGCGGACGCCCGCAAGGTCGTCGACGCCGTTTTCACCGCCATCACCGATGCGGCCGCCAAGGGCACCGAAGTTTCGATCTCCGGCTTCGGCAAGTTCAAGGTGAAGGACAGCCCGGCGCGCGAAGGCCGCAACCCGGCCACCGGCGCCGCGATGACCATCGCCGCCTCGAAGAAGCTGGGTTTCTCGCCGGCCAAGGCCGTCAAGGACAAGCTGAACGGCTAA
- a CDS encoding quinone oxidoreductase family protein has product MSDFRMIIRAHGGPEQIEREEIAPTAPGAGEARVRQSAIGLNFIDTYHRTGLYPMTLPSGLGTEAAGVVEAVGEGVEGLKAGDRVAYAGGSPGSYATVRTLPADLLVPLPDTIDDQTAAAAMLKGMTAAYLIGPCAKIAAGQTVLVHAAAGGVGSILVQWLKAIGVTVIAHAGSAEKAAIATKLGAHHALSCPMDDLAARVRELTGGKGVEAVLDGVGKASWAASLASVATRGLLVTYGNASGPVPPIDALALSQTGSIFVTRPTLAHYARNAQERRDLAGALFAQIASGAVTIPVGQTFALADAGDAHRALESRSTTGSTLLLP; this is encoded by the coding sequence ATGTCCGATTTCCGCATGATCATCCGCGCGCATGGCGGCCCCGAGCAGATCGAGCGCGAGGAGATCGCTCCCACCGCACCCGGTGCAGGTGAGGCACGCGTGCGGCAGAGCGCGATCGGGCTGAACTTCATCGACACCTATCACCGCACCGGTCTCTACCCGATGACGCTGCCTTCCGGCCTTGGCACCGAAGCCGCGGGCGTTGTCGAGGCGGTCGGCGAAGGTGTGGAGGGGCTGAAGGCAGGCGACCGCGTCGCTTATGCCGGCGGCTCGCCGGGCAGCTATGCGACCGTCCGCACGCTGCCCGCCGACCTGCTCGTCCCGCTGCCCGACACGATCGATGACCAGACCGCCGCCGCCGCGATGCTCAAGGGCATGACCGCCGCCTACCTGATCGGCCCGTGCGCGAAGATCGCGGCGGGGCAGACCGTGCTGGTCCACGCCGCCGCCGGCGGGGTCGGCTCGATCCTCGTGCAATGGCTGAAAGCGATCGGTGTCACCGTGATCGCCCATGCCGGCTCGGCGGAGAAAGCGGCGATCGCCACGAAGCTCGGCGCCCACCACGCCCTCTCCTGCCCGATGGACGATCTCGCCGCCAGGGTCCGCGAATTGACCGGTGGCAAGGGTGTCGAGGCGGTGCTCGACGGCGTCGGCAAGGCGAGCTGGGCGGCCTCGCTCGCCTCGGTCGCGACGCGCGGGCTTCTCGTCACCTACGGCAATGCCAGCGGCCCGGTGCCACCGATCGACGCGCTCGCGCTCTCGCAAACCGGATCGATCTTCGTCACCCGACCGACCCTCGCCCATTATGCCCGCAATGCGCAGGAACGCCGCGATCTCGCGGGCGCGCTGTTCGCGCAGATCGCCAGCGGCGCGGTCACCATCCCGGTCGGCCAGACCTTCGCTCTGGCCGATGCCGGGGACGCCCATCGCGCGCTCGAATCGCGTTCCACGACCGGTTCGACCCTCCTGCTGCCCTAA
- a CDS encoding GreA/GreB family elongation factor, with translation MSVAFRRESDDEHKEPKFELPLPPGPNLVTARGLAQIEAKVAELEAIDAAALPEAEREQHGRVLRYWRTRQATAQPTPPPPEDEVAFGSRVSFKLNGQTKRIDIVGDDEAEPNEGRLAFSAPLARAMIGGYVGEKVDFGGKPEAIEILSTEAISD, from the coding sequence GTGAGCGTAGCGTTCCGCCGCGAAAGCGACGACGAGCATAAGGAACCGAAATTCGAGCTGCCGCTGCCGCCCGGCCCCAATCTGGTGACGGCGCGCGGCCTCGCGCAGATCGAGGCGAAGGTGGCGGAGCTGGAGGCGATCGACGCCGCCGCTCTGCCCGAGGCCGAGCGAGAACAGCATGGCCGCGTCCTGCGCTACTGGCGTACCCGTCAGGCGACCGCCCAGCCCACGCCCCCGCCGCCCGAGGATGAGGTGGCATTCGGATCGCGCGTGTCCTTCAAGCTCAACGGCCAGACGAAGCGCATCGACATCGTCGGCGACGACGAGGCCGAGCCGAATGAGGGCCGCCTCGCTTTCTCCGCTCCGCTCGCCCGCGCGATGATCGGCGGCTATGTCGGCGAGAAGGTCGATTTCGGCGGCAAGCCCGAGGCGATCGAGATCCTGAGCACCGAAGCCATTTCCGACTGA
- a CDS encoding DUF5655 domain-containing protein: MPAAPDTMTAQQKAWMASIKENLVKETGKSLDEWAAIARTCPETKHRARLGWMKEHHGLGQNRASVILGIAFPKETGWGQPDALADTLWKDDALRAIFEAVKAQIVALPDVVIGQRKTYSAFSRAYQFAAARPDKGAVLLGLAVEPDAAPGLVAPKRPVWSERLKAEMRITSADEIAPLVPLIRQAWDAS; encoded by the coding sequence ATGCCCGCCGCACCCGATACGATGACCGCGCAGCAGAAGGCGTGGATGGCCTCGATCAAGGAGAATCTGGTCAAGGAAACCGGCAAGTCGCTGGACGAATGGGCCGCCATTGCCCGCACCTGCCCGGAAACGAAGCATCGCGCGCGGCTGGGCTGGATGAAGGAGCATCACGGCCTCGGCCAAAACCGCGCATCGGTGATCCTCGGCATCGCGTTCCCGAAGGAAACGGGTTGGGGGCAGCCTGATGCACTTGCCGATACCTTGTGGAAGGACGACGCCCTGCGCGCGATCTTCGAGGCGGTGAAGGCACAGATCGTCGCGCTGCCCGACGTCGTGATCGGCCAGCGCAAGACCTATTCGGCCTTCTCGCGCGCCTACCAGTTCGCCGCCGCCCGGCCCGACAAGGGGGCGGTGCTGCTCGGCCTCGCGGTGGAGCCGGACGCCGCGCCCGGCCTCGTCGCGCCGAAGCGGCCGGTCTGGTCGGAGCGGCTGAAGGCGGAGATGCGGATCACCTCCGCAGACGAGATCGCGCCGCTCGTGCCGCTGATCCGGCAGGCTTGGGACGCCTCGTGA
- a CDS encoding NAD(+) synthase — protein sequence MSRPDKHFHSIHAHGFVRVAAATPIATAGDPARNAEAALELAKEADAAGVDLVVYPELNISSYAVDDLHLQDGFIASTEAAIAAVVAGSAKLKPVLLVGAPLLRNGRLYNCCYVIARGRLLGIVPKSFLPNYREYYEKRWFAPGVGLTGLSVEIGDESVPFGTDLLFAASDLPGFVFAAEICEDYWAPTPPSTQAALAGALILCNLSASNIVIGKARERALLAAAHSARTCSAYAFAASGPGESTTDLSWDGQAFIYELGDELAASSRFSATAELTIADVDTGRLRAERMRFGTFNDAAAAAGHPETRTRRVSFDHKPAFADIGLKRAVARFPFVPDDPARLDEDCYEAFNIQVEGLSKRVSASRAKRLVIGVSGGLDSTHALIVAAKAFDRLGRSRADILGFTMPGFATGADTKGNAWALMDALGITGAEIDIRPAATRMLEDMDHPFAGGEPVYDVTFENVQAGLRTDYLFRLANQREGIVVGTGDLSELALGWCTYGVGDQMSHYAVNAGVPKTLIQFLIRWCIQTSQYDAATDEVLARILGTEISPELVPAGADGAIQSTEAKIGPYALNDFFLHHIVRWGMDPAKIAFLALKAWGDAEAGEWPLGVPEAQRVAYDLPTIRHWLERFLFRFFQISQFKRSAIPNGPKVSTGGALSPRGDWRAPSDGTAAPWLAALERVPKS from the coding sequence TTGAGCAGGCCCGACAAGCACTTCCACTCGATCCACGCCCACGGCTTCGTGCGCGTCGCGGCGGCGACCCCGATCGCGACCGCCGGCGATCCCGCACGCAACGCCGAGGCCGCATTGGAACTGGCGAAGGAAGCGGATGCCGCCGGCGTCGATCTCGTCGTCTATCCGGAACTCAACATCTCTTCCTACGCGGTGGACGATCTCCACCTGCAGGACGGTTTCATCGCCTCGACCGAAGCGGCGATCGCGGCCGTCGTGGCAGGGAGCGCGAAGCTCAAGCCGGTGCTGCTGGTCGGCGCACCGCTGCTGCGCAACGGCCGGCTCTACAATTGCTGCTACGTGATCGCGCGCGGGCGGCTGCTCGGCATCGTGCCGAAGAGCTTCCTGCCCAACTACCGCGAATATTACGAGAAGCGCTGGTTCGCGCCCGGCGTCGGGCTGACCGGCCTCAGCGTCGAGATCGGCGACGAGAGCGTGCCCTTCGGCACCGACCTGCTCTTCGCCGCGTCCGATCTGCCGGGCTTCGTCTTCGCCGCCGAGATCTGCGAGGATTACTGGGCGCCGACGCCGCCTTCCACGCAAGCCGCGCTGGCGGGCGCGCTGATCCTCTGCAACCTGTCCGCCTCCAACATCGTGATCGGCAAGGCGCGAGAGCGGGCGCTGCTGGCCGCCGCCCATTCGGCGCGGACCTGCTCCGCCTATGCCTTCGCCGCCTCCGGTCCGGGGGAGAGTACCACCGATCTGAGCTGGGACGGGCAGGCCTTCATCTACGAGCTGGGCGACGAACTGGCCGCCTCCTCGCGCTTTTCCGCCACGGCGGAGCTGACTATCGCCGATGTCGATACCGGCCGCCTGCGCGCCGAGCGGATGCGTTTCGGCACCTTCAACGACGCCGCCGCCGCCGCTGGCCATCCCGAGACGCGCACTCGCCGGGTGAGCTTCGATCACAAGCCGGCCTTCGCTGACATCGGCCTCAAGCGCGCCGTCGCCCGCTTCCCCTTCGTGCCCGATGATCCCGCCCGGCTCGACGAGGATTGCTACGAGGCGTTCAACATCCAGGTGGAGGGCCTGTCCAAGCGCGTCTCAGCGTCGCGCGCCAAGCGGCTGGTGATCGGCGTGTCCGGCGGGCTGGACTCGACCCACGCGCTGATCGTCGCGGCCAAGGCGTTCGACCGGCTGGGCCGTTCGCGCGCCGACATCCTGGGCTTCACCATGCCGGGCTTTGCGACGGGGGCCGATACCAAGGGTAATGCCTGGGCGCTGATGGATGCGCTCGGCATCACCGGCGCGGAGATCGACATTCGCCCCGCCGCCACCCGGATGCTGGAGGATATGGACCACCCGTTTGCGGGCGGCGAGCCGGTCTACGACGTGACCTTCGAGAATGTGCAGGCGGGACTGCGCACCGACTACCTTTTCCGCCTCGCCAACCAGCGCGAGGGGATCGTGGTCGGCACCGGTGACCTGTCCGAGCTGGCGCTGGGCTGGTGCACCTACGGCGTCGGCGACCAGATGAGCCATTATGCCGTCAATGCCGGCGTGCCCAAGACGCTGATCCAGTTCCTGATCCGCTGGTGCATCCAGACCAGCCAGTACGACGCCGCGACGGACGAGGTGCTGGCCCGCATCCTCGGCACCGAAATCTCGCCCGAGCTGGTGCCGGCGGGCGCGGACGGCGCGATCCAGTCGACCGAGGCGAAGATCGGGCCGTATGCGCTCAACGACTTCTTCCTCCACCACATCGTGCGCTGGGGAATGGACCCGGCCAAGATCGCTTTCCTCGCGCTCAAGGCATGGGGCGATGCGGAGGCGGGCGAATGGCCGCTCGGCGTGCCGGAGGCGCAGCGCGTCGCCTATGACCTGCCGACGATCCGGCATTGGCTGGAGCGCTTCCTGTTCCGCTTCTTCCAGATCAGCCAGTTCAAGCGCTCGGCCATCCCCAACGGCCCGAAGGTCTCGACGGGCGGCGCGCTCAGCCCGCGCGGTGACTGGCGGGCGCCGTCGGACGGCACGGCTGCGCCGTGGCTCGCGGCGCTGGAGCGGGTGCCGAAGTCCTAA
- a CDS encoding hypervirulence associated TUDOR domain-containing protein, which yields MGHVKEGDRVEWNSHGGTAEGKVVKKVTKRTSVKGHTVAASKDDPQFIVETDEGKRAAHKPEALRKA from the coding sequence ATGGGACACGTGAAGGAAGGCGACCGCGTGGAGTGGAATTCCCATGGCGGCACCGCCGAAGGCAAGGTGGTGAAGAAGGTCACCAAACGCACCAGCGTAAAGGGTCACACTGTCGCCGCGTCGAAGGACGATCCGCAGTTCATCGTCGAGACCGACGAAGGCAAGCGCGCGGCACACAAGCCGGAGGCTTTGCGGAAGGCGTAA
- a CDS encoding glycoside hydrolase family 130 protein, translated as MRDDYLIFTPDDVDLTRSPLRRGVAEPTFVLGAFNPALTRLPSGNLLLMVRVAEALAKPVEGDHARAIRWTADGYVLDPHPVAGIDMADPRYFLVKGGAYPQMGLTSLSWLLPVELTPDGRAIVAVHYDRAIEPRASYQDYGIEDPRISRIDGRYYMTVCSCSAERHGTSLYTSGDGFDWRLEGLVLDHQNKDMLLFEGKPGGKFWALTRPMGELYFAYPEHAGFAGGPVIHLASSPDALHWKPCDRPGIRARRGSSSAMKVGGGTPPILTDAGWLALYHGVEPREKVGVYRTFWALLDRDDPATILRLEDSAPLIEADPELTHPIAHRLYLPTPVVFTTGIVGGGASFIVASGEADLACRITHIPKSRFA; from the coding sequence ATGCGCGACGACTATCTGATCTTCACGCCGGACGATGTCGATCTCACGCGCTCGCCGCTGCGGCGGGGCGTGGCCGAGCCGACCTTCGTGCTCGGCGCCTTCAACCCGGCGCTGACCCGGCTGCCGTCGGGCAACCTCCTGCTGATGGTCCGCGTCGCGGAGGCGCTCGCCAAGCCGGTCGAGGGCGACCATGCCCGCGCGATCCGTTGGACGGCCGACGGCTACGTCCTCGATCCGCACCCCGTCGCGGGTATCGACATGGCGGACCCGCGCTATTTCCTCGTGAAAGGCGGTGCCTATCCGCAGATGGGGCTGACCTCGCTCAGCTGGCTGCTGCCGGTCGAGCTGACGCCGGACGGTCGGGCCATCGTCGCCGTCCACTACGATCGCGCCATCGAGCCGCGTGCGTCCTACCAGGATTATGGCATCGAGGATCCACGCATCAGCCGGATCGACGGGCGCTACTACATGACGGTCTGCTCCTGCTCGGCGGAGCGGCACGGCACCTCGCTCTACACCTCCGGCGACGGGTTCGATTGGCGGCTGGAGGGGCTGGTGCTCGATCACCAGAACAAGGACATGCTGCTGTTCGAGGGCAAGCCCGGCGGCAAGTTCTGGGCGCTGACCAGGCCGATGGGCGAGCTGTATTTCGCCTATCCCGAACATGCGGGCTTCGCGGGCGGGCCGGTGATCCACCTCGCCTCGTCGCCCGACGCTCTGCACTGGAAGCCGTGCGACCGGCCCGGCATCCGGGCGCGGCGCGGCTCCTCCTCGGCGATGAAGGTGGGCGGCGGTACGCCTCCGATCCTGACCGACGCCGGTTGGCTGGCGCTCTATCACGGCGTCGAGCCGCGCGAGAAAGTCGGCGTCTATCGCACCTTCTGGGCGCTGCTCGATCGCGACGATCCCGCCACCATCCTGCGGCTGGAAGACTCGGCGCCGCTCATCGAGGCGGACCCGGAGCTGACCCACCCGATCGCGCACCGCCTCTATCTGCCGACGCCGGTGGTGTTCACGACCGGGATCGTCGGCGGTGGGGCGAGCTTCATCGTGGCGAGCGGCGAGGCCGATCTCGCCTGCCGGATCACGCATATCCCGAAGAGCCGGTTCGCCTGA
- a CDS encoding MFS transporter, whose product MQASLRLLARRRFLPLFTTQFLGAFNDNLFKTAMVMLVTYRIFSDDHLEAAFNAAANALYILPFFLFSALAGQLADCRDKAWIIRLVKTAEIAIMAVGAVGLMLQSVTLLLLALFAMGAHSTFIGPIKYALLPQHLHRDEVLGGTGLVEAGTYIGVLLGILAGGVIPAPAVAAAIMAIALVGRIAGAKVPPAPPVIEDHTIDLHVVRASIRLVSETLHVPRLMLAVGAISCFWMQAAILGTLFVPLVKNVLEADQQVATLFLAVFSVGVGVGSIAINRMLGGTVSARYAPAVALLMGACLLDLHHVITRWEAPEAMIGWRAFVDLPHAKHILLDLFGVAVFGGMFVVPLYAFLTTTVDKLHTARTVAANNIVNSGAMVVGALLFAGLVRVGVRVEDTLIVTAAGSVAAAAVAWRLHRACAPAFSST is encoded by the coding sequence ATGCAGGCATCCTTGAGGCTTCTCGCGCGCAGGCGATTCCTGCCGCTGTTCACGACCCAGTTCCTGGGCGCCTTCAACGACAATCTCTTCAAGACCGCGATGGTGATGCTCGTCACCTACCGGATCTTCTCGGACGATCATCTGGAGGCGGCGTTCAACGCGGCGGCCAACGCGCTGTATATCCTGCCGTTCTTCCTTTTTTCCGCGCTCGCCGGCCAACTCGCGGACTGCCGCGACAAGGCGTGGATCATCCGCCTGGTGAAGACCGCCGAGATCGCGATCATGGCGGTCGGCGCGGTCGGGCTGATGCTGCAATCGGTGACGTTGCTGCTGCTCGCGCTGTTCGCGATGGGCGCGCATTCCACCTTCATCGGCCCGATCAAATATGCGCTGCTGCCCCAGCATCTGCATCGTGACGAGGTGCTGGGCGGCACCGGCCTGGTCGAGGCCGGCACCTATATCGGCGTGCTGCTCGGCATCCTCGCGGGCGGCGTGATTCCCGCGCCGGCAGTGGCGGCGGCGATCATGGCGATCGCATTGGTCGGCCGCATTGCCGGCGCCAAGGTGCCCCCCGCCCCGCCGGTGATCGAGGATCATACGATCGACCTGCACGTCGTGCGCGCCTCAATCCGTCTTGTTTCCGAGACGCTCCACGTGCCGCGCCTGATGCTGGCGGTGGGCGCGATCAGCTGCTTCTGGATGCAGGCCGCGATCCTCGGTACATTGTTCGTGCCACTGGTGAAGAACGTGCTGGAGGCCGACCAGCAGGTCGCGACCCTGTTCCTCGCCGTCTTCTCGGTCGGCGTCGGCGTCGGGTCGATCGCGATCAACCGGATGCTGGGCGGCACCGTTTCGGCCCGCTACGCGCCCGCCGTGGCACTGCTGATGGGCGCCTGCCTGCTCGATCTCCATCATGTCATCACGCGGTGGGAAGCTCCGGAGGCGATGATCGGCTGGAGGGCCTTCGTCGACCTCCCCCACGCCAAGCACATCCTGCTCGACCTGTTCGGCGTCGCGGTGTTCGGCGGCATGTTCGTGGTGCCGCTCTACGCTTTCCTGACCACCACGGTGGACAAGCTCCACACCGCGCGCACGGTGGCGGCGAACAACATCGTCAATTCGGGCGCGATGGTGGTGGGGGCGCTGCTCTTCGCGGGCCTGGTGCGCGTCGGCGTGCGGGTCGAGGACACGCTGATCGTCACGGCGGCGGGCAGCGTCGCGGCAGCGGCCGTCGCCTGGCGGCTCCACCGCGCCTGCGCGCCGGCGTTCAGCTCAACATGA
- the pgsA gene encoding CDP-diacylglycerol--glycerol-3-phosphate 3-phosphatidyltransferase, with product MLSLPNILTLSRIFAVPILVGLLWHPGPVGYVLAFLLYALAGITDYFDGYLARAQGTVSKLGIFLDPIADKIMVAAVIVMLISTERVIGPHPVVTGWHVIAALVILLREIAVSGLREFLAQLSVSVPVSRLAKWKTTFQMAALGLLILAGALPAMPWVHDVGLACLWLAAALTLITGWDYLRVGLKHMD from the coding sequence ATGCTGTCCCTGCCCAATATCCTCACCCTGTCGCGTATCTTCGCCGTCCCGATTCTGGTGGGCCTGCTGTGGCACCCCGGACCGGTCGGCTATGTGCTGGCCTTCCTGCTCTACGCGCTGGCCGGGATCACCGACTATTTCGACGGCTATCTGGCGCGCGCGCAGGGCACCGTGTCGAAGCTCGGCATCTTCCTCGATCCGATCGCCGACAAGATCATGGTCGCGGCCGTGATCGTGATGCTGATTTCGACCGAACGGGTGATCGGCCCGCATCCGGTGGTGACTGGCTGGCACGTGATCGCCGCACTGGTGATCCTGCTGCGCGAGATCGCGGTGTCGGGGCTGCGCGAATTCCTCGCCCAGCTGTCGGTCTCGGTGCCGGTCAGCCGCCTCGCCAAGTGGAAGACGACCTTCCAGATGGCGGCGCTCGGCCTGCTGATCCTCGCGGGCGCGTTGCCGGCGATGCCGTGGGTGCATGACGTGGGCCTCGCCTGCCTGTGGCTGGCGGCCGCGCTGACGCTGATCACCGGCTGGGACTATCTGCGCGTCGGCCTGAAGCACATGGACTGA
- the moaD gene encoding molybdopterin converting factor subunit 1: MIRLLYFAWVREAIGKDGEAVDPPADVADVAALVAWLAARGGGYAEALADPARLRAAVDQTFAPLSTPIAGVGEIALFPPVTGG, encoded by the coding sequence ATGATCCGGTTGCTCTATTTTGCCTGGGTGCGTGAGGCGATCGGCAAGGATGGCGAGGCCGTCGATCCGCCGGCAGATGTCGCTGATGTCGCCGCGCTGGTCGCCTGGCTGGCGGCACGGGGCGGGGGCTATGCCGAGGCGCTCGCCGATCCGGCACGGTTGCGCGCGGCGGTGGACCAGACCTTCGCGCCGCTTTCCACGCCGATCGCCGGAGTAGGGGAGATCGCCCTGTTCCCGCCGGTGACCGGCGGATGA
- a CDS encoding molybdenum cofactor biosynthesis protein MoaE translates to MSTRVAAQEDDFDVAAELARLEALGGGGVASFTGVVRGGDGLTALRLEAYPGMTLRALESIAAEAMARWSLLGCTLIHRHGTLAVGERIVLVGTASGHRASALEACAFLIDWAKTKAPLWKQELFADGSARWVEARAEDDVAAAEWDASAEHGKP, encoded by the coding sequence ATGAGCACCCGCGTAGCCGCGCAGGAAGACGATTTCGACGTCGCGGCCGAGCTGGCGCGGCTGGAGGCGCTGGGCGGCGGCGGGGTGGCGAGCTTCACCGGCGTGGTGCGCGGCGGTGATGGGCTGACCGCGCTGCGCCTCGAAGCCTATCCGGGCATGACGCTCCGCGCGCTGGAGTCGATCGCGGCGGAGGCGATGGCGCGCTGGTCGCTGCTCGGCTGCACGCTGATCCATCGCCATGGCACGCTGGCGGTGGGCGAGCGGATCGTGCTGGTCGGCACCGCGTCCGGGCACCGGGCTTCGGCGCTGGAGGCCTGCGCCTTCCTCATCGACTGGGCCAAGACGAAGGCACCGCTTTGGAAGCAGGAGCTGTTCGCGGATGGCTCCGCCCGCTGGGTCGAAGCGCGCGCGGAGGACGATGTCGCGGCCGCCGAATGGGACGCCAGCGCGGAGCATGGCAAGCCCTGA